Genomic segment of Mastomys coucha isolate ucsf_1 unplaced genomic scaffold, UCSF_Mcou_1 pScaffold23, whole genome shotgun sequence:
cacatgcactcatacactcacacactcacacacacacacatacactcacacataaatatacatacacatacacataatacactcacacacaagcacacacatacatacaaactcacatgcacatacactcatacatacacatacacacaaacacacactctcacacacatgcacacacacatacacagtttcacacatatacactgacactcacatatgcacacactctcacacacatacttacacacatttgcacacacacattctcaaacacacatacactcacacacgctctcacatatacacactgacacatatgcacacactcacataggcacatttgtgcacacacacgtgctcacgcacacacacatacacacatacgcacacacacaaatagcccAAACCACATCATCACAAAAAGCAACCTAGCCAAAGACTGCAACTGACCCAGTTACTTCTGACCATTCAGTAATCTGTGACCCTAGAACTAAGAAAAAACAGAAGCAAGACAAGCTCCTGGGTGTGTCCTCCGCAGAGAGGGAGGGCCGGGAAAAACAGGGCCGCTTGCTTATGCTTTGTGCCCAGATGTGAATCTAGAGTCTTATTAATCCTTTGAAACACTAAAACGTgctctgtattttcttctctcagataAGAACTTTGAGGAGGTGCAGAACTTGCTGAAGGCCTCCACGTGTGCTTGGCTATCACATCCCCTGCCTCCAGAGCTCAGCACCCTTTACTCCTCGCTATTTGTACTCCACGCTCAGAGGCAGCAGTAGGTCTGATCCAATTATATGTCAAAGGCCAACTGCTTCAAATGTGTCCTTGCCATATGGGGATTTCCAATGACACTCTTTGTGTTCATCCCATCCTGTCTTGTTCAGCAAAGCAAATAAGAAAATACGGGGtactgatttattattttatttttattatgtgtgtgtgcaccatggtacatgtgtggagCTAAGTGCAGGTGTTTCTCACCTTGTACCACGGgagtcctgaggattgaactcaggttgacaggcttggtggcaagcccttTTATCTGCTGACTTATCTTACTTGCTCAGTGCAGTTAGTTTGtttgtagaaaagaaaatatttgtttcccTATGTTTGCTTCTCAGGCCAGaagaattctttcttctctacATGGGGGTTGGGGAACAGGTTAAACTTTGATGAAAACTCTCGTGGCTCATCAGTTGAAATCAGGGTCTAACACTGAAGGAAcctcacacacatatgcgcactgaaggaaacacacacacacacacacacacacacacacacacacacacacacgaatatgcTGTCTCACATGAATTCACATCCATCCCTCCTGGCAGACAGCCTCTGCTTTACCTGGAGAAGTTCATATCCCTAAAGTCTTGGGTCAGATGTTATTACCTCTGCTCCTTCATACAGCAAGCAAGTTAAGCACAGTCAGGCCTTTTCTGTCCACAGATATCAAGCCCAGTGTTggggtgcacacttttaatcccagcactccaggggagaggcaggcagatctcttgagttccaggccagcctggtctacaaagtgagactctatTTCAAGAAATAAATCGAAATCCCTGAGGACAGAGGCGTAGTCTCACTGCTGTGGGAACATGTCTGGAGCCAGCGAGGATATGTGCTTCATAAGGAACTTGTAACAAAATGTCATTATCAAATGAAGGTCATATGTATGCAAAAActaaatgagggctggagagatggttcatcaggtaaAAACAATTGCCACCAAGCCCctcaacctgagtttgatcccaggacctacatggtggaaggggagcCCCGACTTCTGCAATTTGTCCTTCGAGTTTCTTCATGGGTGTTCATGTGCACAACTGTacatacacacgtgtatatatacacacatgtacatacatatacatatacacacatgcatacatatacattcatacatgtacacacaactgACTAATCAAtcaatattaaaattttcaaGGAAGCTAACTGGCTCTTGCTGAGATAGGCAGTCAAGGCAGCCCTGCCGAGAGACAAGATGGCTGCGTGTGACAGACTTGTAAACCCTGTTACTTCCGGATTCATCAAGATGAAGATGGCTTAGACTCTGGGGAATTGATGGCCATCCCAGTAGAGCTGTAAGGTCAGAGTCTTACAACgtgaccaggctggtcttgaactgccTCGAGAACGCTGTCACTAAGGTGTGGGTTAGCATGCCTGGCTAGGCTCTGCTTTTTGATAAAATTGTACGTACATGCAGAGCAGAGCTGAAATATCCCCGTCCCTTTGATCCAGTTACCCCCATGGCAAAGAATTTATCCGATAGAAATAAGTGAACAAGGAGAGGAAACTTCCACAGATTAGAGTGCTGTGAGACTTGTACTTGCTAAAAGCTGGAGGGAAACCCAATGTTTATTGATGGAATTACAAGTGAAATAGACACACTGTAGGCACGTTTAACCATGTGCCTTCACGTGGGACCCGGGACAGCGGTAAATATAGACCAACACCAAAgtataaacttacttaaaacattatatgatacttatgaaaagaaaaaaaaatatttactaagcctgccatagtggtgcatacctttgatcccagtactcaggaggcagaggcaggtggatttccttgaattctaggccagcctggtctacatagagagtttcaggacagctaagacGACATAGAGAgaacctatcttgaaaaaccattttttttaaaacatactttatatgtatgggtgtttgcttgcatgtacatcTGTTCACAATGCACATGTCTGGTGCCCTCAGAaattagaagagggtgttgagtaatctggaactggagttacagccactatgtaggtgctgggaatccaaccccagacctctggaagagcaaccagtgctcttaaccactgagccatctctccaggcccccactTTGGTAACTCAATTTTGCGGTTCTCAGTTGTGACCTTTGTATATGACAGTGTCGTGTTGCAATGACAGAGGGCTGGACATGCCTGTGGGGGACATGACTCAGTCTGTCTGTCATCCTCGACACAAACATACAGACTGCCAAGGAGACATCAGACATGCCTCAATGAACAACAGGCCACAGCTTCCTCAATGGGGCCACCATCTGAGAGAGACTTCTGAAATGGTTATTATGATCAACACAGGGACAGAGAGCTGTTGGAAAtccagtgttttttaaaaagcaagttacAGAACTGGCACTCTCAATGGAAGCCTATAAATGAGACCTGAGTCAGAGATGCATGAAGAAATTCCTGTGGTTAGATCCTATGTGATGCTTGCGGGCTCGGGGGAGAAAGCAAGCTGCTGTCATGGCCTGGGTCTTGCcctaacagtggggagatgggaaTGGCTCTGTAGATCTAGGACATGTTGAGGAGACTCTTGTCTGGCTGTGTCCTGCAGCAAAGCCTGCAGGTTCCTCCCACTCCACCTGCTCCATTTCTCAGAGGCAGGGCAACAATGCCTGTCCAGGGAATGCTAAAGTCCTGGCTGATGTGCTATGCTAGAATGGATGAAGGCGCCACAGTCCCCTTTCTATATTGAGGGGACTGAAGCTCCATTGGCTCCAGTCTTCCCAGTGTGCAAGCAACAGAGTTGGGATATGAATCTATCCCTTCACTCTGGGGCATGgctctttctatttctcctcCTAGACTGAGAGGAGTGAAGGGATGTGGGtgaagacaaagagaagggaCCTGGCCAACCATGTGGGCGGAGTTCCATGGGAATGAGGAGTCAGCATGGAGTCTCTTGTTAGAACTGCAGCCTACCTTCCTGGTCTTGGAGGGCAGGCCCTTGAGACTGCATTTGATGCCATGGGCAGTAACCCAAACCCTAATCCTTGGAGAGTTCAGGACATACTGGAGAGGCTTAAAGAAGAAGCTGGCAGTAGACACTGCTAGTGACTGAGGGAGAGCCTGAGTGAGCTCCACTGTAAGGATGAGCCATTCTTGTTGTCAGAGTAGCTCCTACCCTCCAACTTCTTAGAGATATGCCTCTCTCAACAGCTAACCTTGAGATTCCAACAACTTCTTAGGTATGCCTTCTATTTCAATAACACCACCTAGTCAAGGAATGGGCCCCCAACACACTCGGCCAATGGAGGCGTTCCCTAGGAATGCCGATTTTGAAATCAGAGAGAGATAAGGTCCTTCTCTGATGATAAAGCTTGGATGATCTGTCATTATGAAGGATCTGTAGGTCAGAGAGGGGACACTGGATCCAAGCTTTGGTTCCCACTCAGTTTGAGGACTTAGTCAGAGAGGGGACATTGGATCCAAGCTTTGATTTCCAGTCTGAGGACTTAGTCAGAGAGGGGACATTGGATCCAAGCTTTGGTTTCCACTCAGTCTGAGGACTTAGTCAGCCTTTACCACATGATCGTGCAACCAGAACTCATCAACCTCTTTGTAACTGCACTAATCTGGTTAAAATCTTTGTCACCGGTAAGCCCCAAGGTTCAACATTTGCAGTAAGAGATACATGTGTGTTTTCACACATTGAAcataaatttttcaaaaacacCATGGGGTTGATTTGCAGGCATCTGGTCCATATTTCTTGCACATAAGATGCAGGGGGAGCAGTGGGGGGGATCTGCCTTCATTACACAGAGTCAAACGTAAGAACTCTGGGTTTTCTTAGTGAAGTTAGGGTGGGGAGGTCCCTTCAGAGCAGGAGAGACCCCTCCCCCTCACTTGTGTAGTGAGTGAAGCTGCTGAGAATGCTATCCTGCCTGCTCCTCTGGGGCTCTGGCGAGAAGCTGGCAGGGACAGAGTGACCACACAGGACGGCCCTGAACTTCCCGTACAGGTGTCTCAGATATCTTCTGAACTTTTCCCCAGCAAAGGCATAGATAAAGGGGTTGAGGCAACAATGGCTGAACGCCACTGTCTCCGTCACGCTGAGGGCCAACCTCAGGTCCCTCTTCATGTCACAACTAGGGAAGAAGTTGTAGAATTTGAGAGTCTCCAGGAAAATCACAATGTTGTATGGTgtccagaagaggaagaaggcaacgACCACGAGGAGGATGAGCCTGATGGCTCTGGCTTTCTTTCGATTCTTGCAGGAAAACAGCGTCTGGATGATGCGGAAGTAGCAGAAGCTCATGATTAGCAAGGGCAGGGCGAAGCCCAGGATGTTGACTTCCGAGTTGCGGAGCACGGGCCAGATTTCCTGCAGGACCTCAGGGTAGTCACCCAGGCATTCATTGTCCTTTCTCTTTGTGAACATGAACTGGGGTGACGCCACTAAGATGGCCGCCGCCCAGACGCCCAGACTGATGGTGACGCCGTGCTGCACTGTCCGGTTGTTCATGGAGTTGGCGGCCAGGACGATGGCGAGGTACCGGTCGATACTGATGACGGTGATGAAGAATATGCCCCCAAAGAAGCCGATGAAGAAGAAGGCGGTCGTGAGCTTGCACATGGCATTGTGGAGGCCCTCGTGGCTGAGGAGGTAGTGAGTCCAGAAGGGTAAGG
This window contains:
- the Cx3cr1 gene encoding CX3C chemokine receptor 1 — protein: MLLANFENKDALIEREALASGGVCVGLGEWLALPAEVPDPSAQDLTMPTSFPEQDLENFEYDDSAEACYLGDIVAFGTIFLSVFYALVFTFGLVGNLLVVLALTNTRKPKSITDIYLLNLALSDLLFVATLPFWTHYLLSHEGLHNAMCKLTTAFFFIGFFGGIFFITVISIDRYLAIVLAANSMNNRTVQHGVTISLGVWAAAILVASPQFMFTKRKDNECLGDYPEVLQEIWPVLRNSEVNILGFALPLLIMSFCYFRIIQTLFSCKNRKKARAIRLILLVVVAFFLFWTPYNIVIFLETLKFYNFFPSCDMKRDLRLALSVTETVAFSHCCLNPFIYAFAGEKFRRYLRHLYGKFRAVLCGHSVPASFSPEPQRSRQDSILSSFTHYTSEGEGSLLL